One window of the Saccopteryx bilineata isolate mSacBil1 chromosome 2, mSacBil1_pri_phased_curated, whole genome shotgun sequence genome contains the following:
- the ISCU gene encoding iron-sulfur cluster assembly enzyme ISCU yields MAAAGVGRLRRAASALLLQSPRLPARELSAPARLYHKKVVDHYENPRNVGSLDKTSKNVGTGLVGAPACGDVMKLQIQVDEKGKIVDARFKTFGCGSAIASSSLATEWVKGKTVEEALTIKNTDIAKELCLPPVKLHCSMLAEDAIKAALADYKLKQEPKKGVTEKK; encoded by the exons ATGGCGGCGGCTGGAGTGGGCCGTCTAAGGCGTGCGGCATCGGCCCTGCTGCTCCAAAGCCCACGCCTACCGGCCAGGGAACTGTCAGCTCCGGCCCGGCTTTATCACAAGAAG GTTGTTGATCATTATGAAAATCCCAGAAACGTGGGGTCCCTTGACAAGACATCTAAAAATGTTGGAACTGGATTGGTGGGGGCTCCAGCATGTGGTGATGTAATGAAATTGCAG ATTCAAGTGGATGAAAAAGGGAAGATCGTGGATGCCaggtttaaaacatttggctgtGGTTCTGCAATTGCCTCCAGCTCGTTAGCCACCGAATGGGTGAAAGGAAAGACG GTGGAGGAAGCCTTGACCATCAAAAACACAGACATTGCCAAGGAACTGTGCCTGCCCCCCGTGAAGCTGCACTGCTCCA tGCTGGCCGAAGATGCGATCAAGGCCGCCCTGGCTGATTACAAACTGAAACAGGAACCCAAGAAAGGAGTGACGGAGAAGAAATGA